The Deltaproteobacteria bacterium genome has a segment encoding these proteins:
- a CDS encoding glutamate-5-semialdehyde dehydrogenase, with translation MEIREQVEKKVTGAKNASRGLARLGSAIKNKALLRMADRLVAESALLKQENAKDLAAGREKGLTAALLDRLELNDARIAGMAEGLRQVAALPDPVGEVLRMWKRPNDLRIGKIRVPIGVIGIIYESRPNVTADAAGLCLKAGNAVVLRGGSEAIHSNSVIARILSDSAVDAGVPEGTVQFIDVPDREAVMQMLKMDRYIDLIIPRGGEGLIRTVCEHSTIPVIKHDKGVCHTYIDSDADLEMARRIALNAKCQRPGVCNAMETLLVHRKVADTFLPEIGSDLAAAGVEIRGCPETQKRIKGCREATEADWTTEYNDLILSIRVVDSMTQAVEHITRYGSEHSEAIVTKDYRRARRFLAEVDASAVYVNASTRFTDGFEFGFGAEIGISTNRLHARGPVGLEELTIYKYIILGDGQTRE, from the coding sequence ATGGAAATCAGGGAACAGGTGGAAAAGAAGGTCACCGGGGCCAAAAATGCCTCCCGGGGGCTTGCGCGTCTGGGTTCGGCGATCAAGAACAAGGCACTCCTGCGGATGGCCGACCGGCTGGTGGCGGAGAGCGCGTTGTTGAAGCAGGAGAATGCGAAAGACCTTGCCGCTGGCCGGGAGAAGGGGCTGACCGCGGCTCTCCTCGACCGTTTGGAGCTGAACGATGCCCGGATCGCCGGAATGGCGGAAGGATTGCGGCAGGTGGCGGCGCTCCCCGATCCGGTGGGAGAGGTGCTGCGGATGTGGAAGCGGCCGAACGATCTCCGGATCGGCAAGATCCGCGTCCCCATCGGGGTGATCGGCATCATCTATGAATCGCGTCCCAACGTCACCGCCGATGCCGCCGGGCTCTGCCTGAAGGCGGGCAATGCCGTGGTCCTTCGGGGAGGCTCCGAGGCGATTCATTCCAATTCCGTCATTGCCCGGATCCTCTCCGATTCGGCCGTGGATGCCGGGGTGCCGGAGGGGACCGTCCAGTTCATCGATGTCCCCGACCGGGAGGCCGTCATGCAGATGCTGAAGATGGACCGATACATTGATCTGATTATCCCCCGGGGAGGCGAGGGGCTGATCCGGACCGTCTGCGAGCATTCCACCATCCCCGTGATCAAGCACGACAAGGGGGTTTGCCACACCTATATCGATTCCGACGCCGATCTCGAGATGGCCCGCCGGATTGCCCTGAATGCCAAGTGCCAGCGTCCCGGCGTCTGCAATGCCATGGAGACCCTCCTCGTTCACAGAAAAGTGGCCGACACTTTCCTGCCTGAAATCGGCAGCGATCTTGCTGCTGCCGGAGTCGAGATCCGGGGTTGTCCCGAGACGCAAAAGCGGATCAAAGGTTGCAGGGAGGCGACGGAGGCGGACTGGACGACGGAGTACAACGACCTGATCCTCTCGATCCGTGTCGTCGATTCCATGACCCAGGCGGTGGAGCATATTACCCGGTACGGGTCGGAGCATTCCGAGGCGATCGTCACGAAAGATTATCGCCGGGCGAGAAGGTTCCTTGCCGAGGTGGATGCTTCGGCCGTCTACGTGAATGCCTCGACCCGGTTTACCGACGGTTTCGAGTTCGGTTTCGGCGCGGAAATCGGAATCAGCACGAACCGGCTCCATGCCCGGGGGCCGGTGGGCCTGGAAGAATTGACGATCTACAAGTATATCATCTTAGGTGACGGCCAGACCCGGGAATAG
- the proB gene encoding glutamate 5-kinase has protein sequence MEMDDRRKILQKVHRVVIKIGSTILTEGESGLNSARIVELVDEVVSVLQEKKIEIAIVSSGAVAAGMGRLGLKSRPREIPVKQAAAAVGQGRLIWCYKQAFLRHRRKVAQILLTADDLKHRRRFLNARNALETLFHYQVVPIINENDTVVVEEMKFGDNDRLSALVTNLIGADLLLILSDIDGLYTGDPHLDDHAERIPLVPKVTEKTLRMAGESYHDAGSGGMRSKVKTAKTAAAFGTPTLVVNGHKRGVIKAALSGEQIGTLFLAGRDRLTSRKHWIAYTLSAKGKLTLDAGAVRALLKQGRSLLPSGITGVEGRFEVGDPVSCLDPEGLEVARGLVNYHAREIKKILGHKTREIEEILGYKYYDEVIHRNDLVVLRVPAG, from the coding sequence ATGGAAATGGATGACCGGAGAAAGATCCTGCAGAAGGTTCACCGCGTCGTCATCAAGATCGGCAGTACGATCCTGACGGAGGGGGAAAGCGGTCTGAATTCCGCCCGGATCGTGGAACTGGTGGATGAAGTGGTGTCGGTCCTGCAGGAGAAAAAGATTGAAATTGCCATCGTTTCCTCCGGGGCGGTGGCGGCGGGGATGGGGCGTCTCGGCCTCAAGTCACGCCCCCGCGAGATTCCCGTCAAACAGGCCGCCGCCGCCGTGGGGCAGGGGCGGTTGATCTGGTGCTATAAGCAGGCTTTTTTAAGACACCGGCGGAAGGTGGCGCAGATCCTTCTCACGGCGGATGATCTGAAGCACCGGCGACGCTTTCTGAACGCCCGGAACGCCCTGGAGACACTCTTTCATTATCAGGTGGTTCCGATCATCAATGAAAACGATACGGTCGTGGTGGAAGAGATGAAATTCGGTGATAACGATCGACTCTCCGCCCTGGTGACCAACCTGATCGGCGCCGATCTCCTTCTCATTCTCTCCGATATTGACGGGCTCTATACCGGAGATCCCCATCTGGATGACCATGCGGAACGGATCCCCCTGGTTCCGAAGGTGACGGAGAAAACCCTCCGGATGGCCGGTGAGAGCTACCACGACGCAGGATCCGGGGGAATGCGCTCCAAGGTGAAGACGGCAAAAACGGCGGCCGCCTTTGGAACTCCCACCCTCGTGGTCAACGGCCACAAGCGGGGCGTGATCAAAGCGGCCCTCTCCGGTGAGCAAATCGGAACCCTCTTTCTCGCCGGCCGGGACCGGCTGACCAGTCGGAAGCACTGGATTGCCTATACCTTGAGCGCCAAGGGAAAACTCACCCTCGATGCCGGGGCGGTCCGGGCTCTGTTGAAACAGGGACGAAGTCTGCTGCCTTCGGGCATCACCGGCGTGGAGGGCCGTTTTGAGGTGGGCGATCCCGTGAGCTGTCTTGACCCGGAGGGGCTGGAGGTGGCCCGGGGGCTGGTCAACTATCATGCCCGGGAGATTAAGAAGATCCTGGGGCACAAGACACGGGAGATTGAAGAGATCCTCGGCTACAAGTATTATGATGAAGTGATTCACCGTAACGATCTGGTTGTTCTGCGGGTTCCTGCCGGTTAA
- the obgE gene encoding GTPase ObgE — protein MSSSRSRISRKQTAFIDYARLKVSSGAGGAGCVSFRREKYVPRGGPDGGDGGWGGNVVVRADRNIHTLIDHRYRKNYAAENGRPGSGKRRTGRNGKDRVISVPCGTLIRNQETDEVLADLTQDGASVIVARGGRGGKGNAHFASSTHQTPRLSQPGEEGETLQIILELKLLADVGLVGFPNAGKSTFLSRISSARPRIADYPFTTLTPHLGTVEIDSSDVLVVADIPGLIRGAHDGCGLGDIFLRHVERCRVLLYLIDVSPAGPSDPVAAVLTLQEELQQYNPSMLQKKSLIAATKIDALQEDMRVAALKSFCVEQGFPLRMISSVTGEGIEALLRELSSMVTRLRREEAAEGENGNG, from the coding sequence ATGTCATCCTCCCGTTCCCGAATTTCAAGGAAGCAGACGGCATTCATCGATTATGCCCGCCTGAAGGTCAGCTCCGGTGCCGGGGGGGCGGGATGCGTCAGCTTCCGCCGGGAGAAATATGTCCCCCGCGGGGGGCCGGACGGCGGAGACGGCGGATGGGGCGGCAATGTTGTGGTCCGGGCGGATCGGAATATCCATACCCTGATCGACCATCGTTACCGGAAAAACTATGCTGCGGAAAACGGCCGGCCGGGGAGCGGCAAGCGGAGAACCGGACGGAACGGGAAAGACCGGGTCATCTCCGTTCCCTGCGGCACCCTGATCCGGAATCAGGAAACGGATGAGGTGCTGGCCGATCTGACACAAGACGGTGCATCGGTGATTGTGGCCCGGGGCGGGCGGGGCGGAAAGGGGAATGCCCACTTTGCCTCCTCGACCCACCAGACCCCGCGCCTCTCCCAACCCGGAGAAGAGGGGGAAACCCTTCAGATTATTCTGGAGCTGAAGCTGCTGGCCGATGTGGGATTAGTGGGCTTTCCCAACGCGGGGAAGTCGACCTTTCTCTCCAGGATTTCTTCAGCTCGCCCCAGGATTGCCGACTATCCCTTTACGACCCTGACGCCCCATCTCGGTACGGTGGAGATCGATTCTTCCGATGTTCTCGTGGTGGCCGATATCCCGGGGCTGATCCGTGGGGCTCACGACGGCTGCGGTCTGGGGGACATTTTTCTTCGCCATGTCGAGCGATGCCGTGTTCTGCTCTATCTGATCGATGTTTCGCCCGCGGGACCGTCGGACCCGGTGGCGGCGGTGTTGACGCTTCAGGAGGAATTGCAGCAGTATAACCCCTCCATGCTTCAAAAGAAGAGCCTTATCGCCGCGACGAAGATCGATGCCCTGCAGGAAGACATGCGCGTGGCAGCCCTGAAATCCTTTTGCGTCGAGCAGGGATTTCCTTTGCGGATGATCTCCTCCGTGACCGGTGAAGGAATCGAGGCGCTCCTGCGGGAATTGTCGTCCATGGTGACCCGGCTTCGCCGGGAAGAGGCGGCGGAGGGAGAAAATGGAAATGGATGA
- the rpmA gene encoding 50S ribosomal protein L27, giving the protein MAHKKAGGSSRNGRESHSKRLGVKRFGGQSVTAGSILVRQRGTKIHPGNNVGKGKDDTLFSLINGVVTFERLGRDKKKVSVYSAG; this is encoded by the coding sequence ATGGCACATAAAAAAGCGGGTGGAAGTTCCAGAAACGGGAGAGAGAGCCACTCCAAACGGTTGGGAGTGAAGCGATTCGGTGGTCAGTCCGTTACGGCCGGGAGTATCCTGGTTCGCCAGAGGGGCACCAAGATTCATCCCGGCAATAATGTGGGAAAAGGTAAGGATGATACCCTTTTTTCCCTGATCAACGGGGTGGTGACCTTTGAACGGTTGGGAAGAGACAAGAAGAAAGTCAGTGTCTATTCGGCCGGCTGA
- the rplU gene encoding 50S ribosomal protein L21: MKYAIIETGGKQYKVSEGDVVQVERLKAEVGDTVEIDRVVAIGGEEPLQAGTPYLESARVKAEVISMDRDRKIMVFKKKRRKGYRKKQGHRQQRTGLKILQIAS, from the coding sequence ATGAAATATGCAATTATTGAGACAGGCGGAAAGCAGTACAAGGTTTCCGAAGGGGATGTCGTCCAGGTTGAGCGTCTGAAGGCCGAAGTCGGCGATACGGTGGAGATTGACCGGGTGGTGGCGATCGGTGGGGAGGAGCCGCTTCAGGCCGGAACCCCCTATCTGGAAAGCGCCCGCGTCAAGGCGGAGGTGATCTCCATGGACCGGGACAGGAAAATCATGGTATTCAAGAAGAAACGGCGTAAAGGGTACCGGAAAAAACAGGGGCACCGGCAGCAGCGGACCGGCCTCAAGATCTTACAGATTGCGTCCTGA
- a CDS encoding type II toxin-antitoxin system HicA family toxin, with translation MTQLPSVSGMKVRRVFEKNGWVFKRQKGSHMILTRTGFRATLSVPNHKSLKEPLLKRLIKDSGMTVEQFKEML, from the coding sequence GTGACCCAACTCCCCTCTGTATCCGGCATGAAGGTTCGGCGCGTTTTTGAAAAGAACGGCTGGGTCTTCAAGCGCCAAAAGGGAAGCCACATGATCCTGACCCGGACAGGATTTAGGGCGACCCTTTCCGTCCCCAATCACAAGTCCCTCAAAGAACCGCTGCTTAAACGATTGATCAAAGACTCAGGCATGACGGTAGAACAGTTTAAAGAAATGCTTTGA
- a CDS encoding type II toxin-antitoxin system HicB family antitoxin: MSVYKVVLEPCDEGGYVISCPAIPGCHSQGETKKEAMTNIKEAIEGCLEVLNEQAQSDRDDAEVLEVAV, encoded by the coding sequence ATGTCCGTCTATAAAGTTGTCTTAGAGCCATGCGATGAAGGAGGTTATGTCATCTCCTGCCCGGCCATTCCCGGCTGTCATTCCCAGGGAGAGACTAAAAAAGAAGCTATGACCAATATCAAGGAGGCGATTGAAGGGTGTCTTGAGGTCCTCAACGAGCAGGCACAGTCGGATCGAGACGATGCCGAGGTCCTTGAGGTAGCAGTGTGA
- a CDS encoding transcriptional regulator, with the protein MHGRHIGKHENGHVMPGAEAIMKIARIFDASVDYLLFDDSEPAASAEIRDKSLLKNFEAVDKMDEEDKLVIKSLVDAYIIKRHQMEGVLKSEKRRSYVRL; encoded by the coding sequence ATGCATGGACGACATATCGGTAAACACGAAAACGGCCACGTGATGCCCGGGGCTGAAGCGATCATGAAGATCGCCCGGATCTTCGATGCCTCCGTGGATTACCTTTTGTTTGATGATTCGGAACCGGCAGCGTCGGCAGAGATCCGGGACAAAAGCCTCTTGAAAAATTTTGAGGCGGTGGATAAGATGGATGAAGAAGACAAGCTGGTAATCAAATCCCTGGTTGATGCTTACATAATTAAGAGGCATCAGATGGAAGGGGTTTTGAAGAGTGAGAAAAGGAGATCTTATGTCCGTCTATAA
- a CDS encoding DMT family transporter has product MAILYMLLASASFTTMSALVKTIGQQIPPLELVFLRCCLAIPILYFIVRHRKRPLIVKAKKVILLRSLFGTVAMTGFFYALAHMPLAECIFIGRSQPLILSLLAPVIIGERAPRSAWFAILAGLIGVVLIMKPAMAWPLAAWVALGAAASSALAHLLVRRLNATDFPLVIVFNFTILTALFTAFGVLPFFVPPAPMQWMLIAGVALFASTGQLLMTLAYQKDRAPVVAAASYASVILSIVYGYFFWGEVPQPLAWLGGGLIVAGGLFLLRARFHVTEPASPAAT; this is encoded by the coding sequence ATGGCAATTCTCTACATGCTCCTCGCTTCAGCATCCTTTACGACCATGTCGGCGCTGGTCAAAACCATTGGGCAACAGATTCCTCCTCTGGAACTGGTCTTTCTCCGCTGCTGCCTTGCCATCCCGATTCTCTATTTCATCGTCCGGCACAGAAAGCGCCCCCTCATTGTGAAGGCGAAAAAGGTCATCCTGCTGCGCTCCCTCTTCGGTACCGTGGCCATGACCGGTTTTTTCTACGCTCTGGCACATATGCCCCTGGCCGAGTGTATCTTCATCGGCCGGTCCCAACCCCTGATCCTTTCTCTCCTCGCCCCCGTCATCATCGGTGAGCGGGCGCCCCGTTCGGCCTGGTTCGCCATCCTGGCCGGGCTCATCGGGGTCGTGCTGATTATGAAACCGGCCATGGCCTGGCCCCTGGCCGCCTGGGTTGCTCTGGGTGCGGCCGCCTCCTCGGCACTGGCCCATCTTCTCGTCCGGCGGCTGAACGCAACCGACTTTCCTCTCGTCATCGTCTTTAACTTTACGATCCTGACGGCCCTCTTCACCGCCTTCGGGGTCCTTCCCTTTTTTGTTCCGCCGGCCCCGATGCAATGGATGCTCATCGCCGGGGTCGCCCTTTTCGCCAGCACGGGCCAGCTCCTCATGACCCTGGCTTACCAGAAAGACCGGGCCCCCGTCGTGGCCGCTGCGAGCTACGCATCGGTGATTCTCTCCATCGTCTACGGCTACTTCTTCTGGGGCGAGGTCCCCCAGCCTCTGGCCTGGCTCGGCGGTGG